In Festucalex cinctus isolate MCC-2025b chromosome 1, RoL_Fcin_1.0, whole genome shotgun sequence, the sequence TCTGTTCCCATCATCTAGAGTACTTCCTGGCTCACAGTCCTCCaagcccttgttttttttttcatcctctcAGTCCCCGTGATCTCAGTCAATCACTCACGAGTTCAACCGCGGTTGACTTTACATCTCACTATTTATGTCTTTTTTACATTGAGTCATCATCATCCGTGGagattgaaaaagtagcaagctTATTCTGCCAAAGTGAGCAGTAGAAAGAAGAAGATATGTATtcaaatgaaggaaaaaaaagggggaaaaaaaaaagttgtcagaaaaTGAAATACTCAAGTGAAGTACATACACCTGAAAATCTTCTTAATTTCTACAACAAGGCATTTGTCTTAAGTTACTTCCCCACTTAATTGCCGTGAAGCTGGACCAGGTTGTACCTCGCCTTACCCAGTcaactgtgataggctccagctcacggGAAAAGTTTATGTGGATGGTTCAAAGTGGGTCACTCAAGTGGTTGACTCGTTTGACTTCTGCAAGCACTGCAAATCGGTCAGTGTTAAATTTCCAGTGTTCGATCAAATATGCAGTAAGTAGTGttattttaacacaataaaaagttCCACTGTCAGAGTAAATTTCCTGGAGTGTTGGGGTGGATGTTGGATGTAGCCTGAATAGCACTACCttgagtgttaaattgaccacaccctcatttcTGGCGGCGCTTTCCAATTTTCCAGCGTGCTGTCGACATTCCAATAACGATACATACAGTTGAGGTGGCGTGGATCAATGGCACAGTGGTCATCTCCTGATCCTGAgagtgtgggtttgatcccaggccaGTGTGACtatgtcaaagtatccttgagcacgATACTGAACACCCAATTGCTCATGTGAAGTGCTTTGAAGcccttgtaaggaaaaaaaacgctatataaatgaagtaccatttagcAAAGTAAAGTGTAGTTTGAGTTAAATTTTTAACACTGATGCTTAGTGCACTACACTCATAAGTATTTAAACACCAGACCCAAGTGTAGTTTGGCACAATGAAATGTTGAACACTGACACTAGTGTAGAGTACTTTCAACACTACTCGTGTAGTTATaccagtgtatttttttaaatttttttttattttttttataacactATACAGAGTTTAAGTAACACTGgttaaagtgtaaaaaaaaaagtaacactttgaaaattgtcatttACACTCATTGGTGTGGACACATAAACACTTTCCTAGTGTTCGATTTAACACTTCAGTACTGTTAATCTACGTAACACTTGTGCAGATGGTGTGAGTTCAATTCCCACTACATGATTGTatgaatggttgtctgtctctTTATGTGTCCTCTGAACAACTGGTGATCCATCCAAGGTGTAATCAGCTGGGAGAGACTCCAGCTCtcttagaaaatggatggaggttTTTCAAGTGTTTTTGGAACATGTCATTGTATACTCACGCTGTCATCCTTTTTCTCCCTACTTCCTCCTTCTGTCCTTGTCCCCCTCCGCCAGAGTCTGTGAGCAGGTGAGAGAGGGACACTGTCTGCCCCACTGTCCAGCGACACCATGAGCTGGAGCTTCCTCACGCGGCTGCTGGAGGAGATCCACAACCACTCCACCTTCGTGGGGAAGCTGTGGCTCACCGTGCTCATCGTCTTCCGGATCGTCCTCACGGCCGTCGGGGGAGAGTCCATCTACTACGACGAGCAGAGCAAGTTCGTGTGCAACTCGGGGCAGCCAGGCTGCGAGAACGTCTGCTACGACGCTTTCGCCCCGCTTTCGCACGTCCGATTCTGGGTCTTCCAGATCATCCTGGTGGCCATGCCGTCTCTCATGTACATGGGCTACGCCGTCAATAAGATTGCGCGACTGGATGAAGCCAAGGGAGGAGCTGGTGCCGCCGCAGTGAGAACCACCGGAGGAGGGGGCTACACGCACAGGAAGCCCAGGAAAATATGCTTTGGGGCGCGGCAGCACCGGGGCATCGAGGAGACCGAGGAGGATCGCGAGGACGACCCGATGATCTACGAGGTCCCGGAGATCGAGCCTCCCAAGAGGCCTCGCGATCCGTTGCAACCCACGCCCAGACCCAAGATCCGGCACGACGGTCGCACGCGCATCCGAGACGAGGGGCTGATGCGAGTTTACGTTCTGCAGCTGGTGACCCGCACGGTGCTGGAGGCGGGCTTCCTCACGGGTCAGTACCTGCTGTACGGCTTCCGCGTGATGCCCGTCTTCGTGTGTTCTGGGAAGCCTTGCCCCCACAGCGTGGACTGCTTCGTGTCGCGGCCCACGGAGAAAACCATCTTCCTGCGCATCATGTACGGCGTCACCGTCCTTTGCTTGACGCTCAACGTTTGGGAGATGCTGCACTTGGGTATTGGCTCCATCTGCGACATCCTGCGCCGTCGCCGCTGCCCGCCTCCGGACGACGAGTACCAGTTGGGCTTGCTGGGCGCCAACGTGGGCGGCGAGGGCTCGGTGGGGGGCACGGGACCAGAGGCGGGTTCCGAAGGCGGCGTGGGCGGCGACGGACCCGCCGACTACGTCGGCTACCCTTTCTCCTGGAACACGCCGTCGGCGCCGCCCGGCTACAACATCGTGGTGAAACCGGAGCAGATGCCCTACACCGACCTGAGCAACGCCAAGATGGCGTGCAAGCAGAACCGGGCAAACATTGCTcaggaggagcagcagcagtTCGGCAGCAACGAAGACAACTTCCCCACCGGAGGCGAGGCTCGCGTGGCCCTCAACAAGGACATGATTCAGCAGGCCCACGACCAGCTGGAGGCCGCCATTCAGGCCTACAGCCAGCAGCATCGCGCAGAGGAGCAGCTCGGAGACAGCCAGGACGACAAACCCCAGAGCAACATTATCCAGACTCAGCCTCACAAGGAACGCAAGCACAGACTCAAGCACGGCAAGGGGGGAGGAAGCAGCGGCGgaggcagcagcagcaacagcagcagcagcaaatcGGGAGAAGGAAAGCCCTCTGTATGGATTTAACCCAGACGCGGATGCAGTGTACAGACCACACTGAAAACCGTCAGTGCCTTACAGCAGGGCTTCTTAAACCTTTTGGGTCCAGGAATCCCTTACAGGGGAGACATTTTTCCAAGGACCCTCTCATAATCGTAATGCAGGGTAGACCAATGTGCGGCCAGCTGTGAGTTTTGTAGTGGCCCGCAGCACatggcacggtgggtgactggttagcacgtctgcctctcagttctgaggactcgggttcgagtccaggctctggccttcctgggtgaagtttgcatgttctccccgtgcctgcgtgtgtcttgtaaaacactttttcccatttaattaaaaaaaatcatttcaaaatgtctaatatagcCATTTAAGATTTAGGAACATaactttaagtgcaatatgaggcagaaacactcttattttatacatggtccATGTGTAAAATAACAAGGTATTATTGGCTTAAAGTTGCGTTCCTAACGGCTATTGTTTGACATTTCGAGTtgaatgtttgtctttttttaatgggcaaaagataaattatgaccAAGTTTTATTTATCTACATTCCCTTCCTTTAAATCTGGAGAATGAATTTCAAAGTAGCCTTGgtccagaatattgaaaaagaaattAAGTAAACCAGCTACCAGCTGACTAACTCATTTACAGCTACCCAGCCAGGCACTCGCTGAtaatgctaactgctagctGCTAGTCAGTAGCCATTTACGTTGGAGACTAAGTTCTGCCGTATCAATGACGACGTAATTAGTTAGCGGTTTCTTATCGTCCTAAATCAGAGATTGAATATGAGTTTGTGATagcgttgtgttgatgttggtcgcaaatttgtttatttttattttttgcacccTGCAAGGGATCCCTGGACTCAAAAAGTTTGAAAACCCCTGCCTTAGATAATCCTGAGAGCtggacaacattttttttactgtgtatgAGACGATGCAGCTGACACTTTTGTCTGGGCTATATTGTCAAACTTGTAGTCACTTTTGCGTCTAACTCCTTTAAAGTTTGTCCTCATTGTCTGCCTTTTTGAAGGGGAAATTGTCCGGTGAGAACACAAACCAGATGCCAATCTGATTTGACTCCCAATTGAAACAATGACGCTACCtttaaaatgcaataaaagcAACGCCAGTGACTTTTTTCCTGTCAAGTGAGAGGATCAATGTCCCGTCTCCCCCTTGTATGCATTGAACAATGTTTATGTCTCGTGTGCGCGCCTGAGTTTGTTTCAACATGAGTGCTCCAAAGGGAGCCGATTGTTTCCTTTTCCTCATATGTCCTGAAACAACATGGTGCATACTTTTCCGTACGTTTCTGTTCTCTCTCACGCCTGGCAGCTGACTGCCCCCTGGTGAAGGCTGTGCTTATTGCAGTGCCAGTTTGCCAAGG encodes:
- the gjc1 gene encoding gap junction gamma-1 protein; protein product: MSWSFLTRLLEEIHNHSTFVGKLWLTVLIVFRIVLTAVGGESIYYDEQSKFVCNSGQPGCENVCYDAFAPLSHVRFWVFQIILVAMPSLMYMGYAVNKIARLDEAKGGAGAAAVRTTGGGGYTHRKPRKICFGARQHRGIEETEEDREDDPMIYEVPEIEPPKRPRDPLQPTPRPKIRHDGRTRIRDEGLMRVYVLQLVTRTVLEAGFLTGQYLLYGFRVMPVFVCSGKPCPHSVDCFVSRPTEKTIFLRIMYGVTVLCLTLNVWEMLHLGIGSICDILRRRRCPPPDDEYQLGLLGANVGGEGSVGGTGPEAGSEGGVGGDGPADYVGYPFSWNTPSAPPGYNIVVKPEQMPYTDLSNAKMACKQNRANIAQEEQQQFGSNEDNFPTGGEARVALNKDMIQQAHDQLEAAIQAYSQQHRAEEQLGDSQDDKPQSNIIQTQPHKERKHRLKHGKGGGSSGGGSSSNSSSSKSGEGKPSVWI